A region from the Aegilops tauschii subsp. strangulata cultivar AL8/78 chromosome 5, Aet v6.0, whole genome shotgun sequence genome encodes:
- the LOC109762722 gene encoding beta-fructofuranosidase, insoluble isoenzyme 4 isoform X2 — protein MAMAMEGSLDLPVSSPPPYFCRACDSFSIQAWPCSNGERGFSYPQSPKVPSIVSERYRTAYHFQPPRNWMNGPMYYNGVYHEFYQYNPDGAFDPNDSLMNMVWGHSVSTDLINWIGLEPAIKPDIPSDICGCWTGSATILFGVQPVIIYTGLIDRKANQVQNIALPKNRSDPYLREWAKVGSNPVIQHVIPGLNSSHFRDPTTGWIGPDGLWRIAVGAEVNGIGTALLYKSEDFMSWTRIERPLYSNNALNMWECLDFFAVVPGSNNGLDMSSEIPSGAKHVLKVSINSCDMYIVGVYDLKRDEFVPDTVQDDNRLWTRIDYGTFYASKSFFDSKHGRRVIWAWSNETDSYSDDIAKGWAGIHSIPRTIWLDGDGKQLIQWPVEEIESLRINEINHQGLELKKGDLFEIKGIDTLQADVEIDFEPTSIDDAETFDPSWLFDPRKQCREADASVHGGIGPFGLVILASDNMEEHTAVHFRVYKSEQKYIILMCSDLRRSSLRPGLYTPAYGGFFEFDLENEKRISLRTLIDRSAVESFGSGGRICITARVYPVALVDDDGAHMYAFNNGSTTVRVPQLRAWSMKRAQVNVMKGGSVIDA, from the exons ATGGCGATGGCCATGGAAG GCTCGCTCGACTTGCCTGTATCTTCTCCACCACCATACTTTTGCAGAGCCTG TGACTCTTTTTCTATACAA GCATGGCCCTGCAGCAATGGAGAGAGAGGCTTCTCCTACCCCCAGTCTCCAAAGGTCCCCTCCATTGTCAGCGAGAGGTACAGGACTGCCTACCACTTCCAGCCTCCAAGGAACTGGATGAACG GACCAATGTACTACAATGGCGTCTACCATGAATTCTACCAGTATAACCCCGATGGCGCCTTTGACCCCAATGACTCCCTTATGAACATGGTTTGGGGCCATTCGGTTTCAACAGACCTCATCAACTGGATCGGTCTTGAACCGGCAATCAAACCAGATATCCCAAGTGACATATGCGGTTGTTGGACCGGCTCAGCCACAATTCTATTTGGTGTTCAACCGGTCATCATATACACTGGTCTCATCGACAGGAAGGCGAATCAGGTCCAAAACATTGCGCTTCCCAAAAACCGTTCTGATCCATACCTGAGGGAATGGGCCAAAGTAGGCAGTAACCCAGTGATCCAACATGTCATACCAGGCTTGAACTCGAGCCATTTCAGGGATCCGACAACCGGTTGGATTGGACCGGATGGACTATGGAGAATAGCAGTTGGTGCTGAGGTGAACGGCATCGGTACTGCACTTCTGTACAAGAGTGAAGACTTTATGAGTTGGACTAGAATTGAACGCCCGCTGTATTCAAACAATGCCCTCAATATGTGGGAGTGCCTGGATTTCTTCGCCGTAGTGCCGGGAAGTAACAATGGACTGGACATGTCTTCAGAAATTCCAAGTGGCGCCAAGCATGTCCTCAAAGTGAGCATCAATTCCTGTGACATGTACATAGTTGGGGTGTATGATCTCAAACGTGATGAATTTGTGCCAGACACCGTCCAAGATGACAATCGGCTGTGGACGAGGATCGATTATGGTACTTTCTATGCTTCAAAATCGTTCTTTGACTCCAAACACGGCAGGAGAGTCATATGGGCTTGGAGTAACGAGACAGATAGTTATTCAGATGATATAGCAAAAGGCTGGGCAGGAATCCAT TCAATCCCCAGGACAATTTGGTTAGATGGCGATGGCAAGCAGTTGATCCAATGGCCAGTTGAAGAGATTGAGTCCCTTCGAATAAATGAAATCAACCATCAAGGACTAGAGCTGAAAAAGGGAGATCTATTTGAGATTAAGGGAATCGACACTTTGCAG GCTGACGTTGAGATAGATTTTGAGCCGACGTCCATCGATGACGCCGAAACTTTTGATCCTTCCTGGCTTTTTGACCCCCGAAAGCAGTGCCGGGAGGCGGATGCATCGGTTCATGGTGGCATAGGGCCATTTGGACTTGTTATTCTGGCCTCTGACAACATGGAGGAGCACACTGCAGTGCATTTCAGGGTTTACAAATCAGAGCAAAAGTACATTATCCTCATGTGCTCTGATCTTAGAAG GTCTTCCCTGAGACCAGGACTGTACACACCAGCCTATGGAGGCTTCTTTGAATTTGACCTTGAAAATGAAAAAAGGATATCCCTCAGGACTCTG ATTGATCGGTCCGCCGTGGAGAGCTTCGGCAGCGGTGGCAGGATCTGCATCACGGCCAGAGTTTATCCGGTGGCACTTGTCGACGACGACGGCGCCCACATGTATGCTTTCAACAATGGAAGTACCACGGTGAGAGTGCCACAGCTAAGGGCATGGAGCATGAAGAGAGCACAGGTGAATGTGATGAAGGGTGGAAGTGTGATCGATGCTTAG
- the LOC109762723 gene encoding beta-fructofuranosidase, insoluble isoenzyme 4 isoform X3, giving the protein MLLLSTCSCFMSVFTAWLGGLACIFSTSLLFQILVRPCSNGGGLFFCPQSPNAPSILSSKDRTAYHFQPPKNWINGPMYYNGIYHEFYQYNPDGSFNPNTSYNIVWGHSVSTDLVNWITLEPAIEPDTPNDIKGCWSGSATIVSGDQPVIIYTGVIDIEKHQVQNIALPKNRSDPYLREWTKAGNNPVIQSGVPGLNSGQFRDPTTGWIGPDGLWRIAVGAQLNGYGAALLYKSEDFLNWTRVDHPLYSSNASIMFECLDFFAVLPGSNNGLDMSSAIPNGAKHVLKMGMNFGEDVYVIGVYDLKRDAFVPDTDDSRLWPRIDYGNFYASKTFFDSKHGRRIIWAWTTETDSSSDDIAKGWAGIYSFPRTIWLDNDGKRLLQWPVEEIESLRRNEINHQELELKKGDLFEIKGIDTLQADIEIDFELTSIDDADPFNPSWLFDTEKHCQEADASVHGGIGPFGLVILASDNMEEHTVVHFRVYKSQKNYMILMCSDLRRSSLTPGLDTPAYGGFFEFDLEKERKISLRTLIDRSAVESFGGGGRVCIMARVYPVSLVDDDHQPHVYAFNNGSATVRVPHLRAWSMRRAQVSA; this is encoded by the exons ATGCTGCTGCTGTCGACTTGCTCTTGCTTCATGTCTGTCTTCACAGC CTGGCTTGGTGGCCTTGCGTGCATCTTCTCCACCAGCCTTCTCTTCCAAATCCTG GTACGGCCCTGCAGCAATGGAGGAGGACTCTTCTTCTGCCCACAGTCTCCAAATGCCCCCTCCATCCTCAGCAGCAAGGACAGGACTGCCTACCACTTCCAGCCTCCCAAAAACTGGATCAACG GACCAATGTACTACAATGGCATCTACCATGAATTCTACCAATATAACCCCGATGGCTCCTTCAATCCCAATACCTCCTATAACATAGTTTGGGGCCATTCGGTTTCAACAGACCTCGTCAACTGGATCACTCTTGAGCCCGCAATAGAACCGGATACCCCAAATGACATAAAAGGTTGCTGGTCCGGCTCAGCCACAATTGTATCTGGTGATCAACCGGTCATCATATACACTGGCGTCATCGACATAGAGAAGCATCAGGTCCAAAACATCGCGCTTCCGAAAAACCGGTCTGATCCGTACCTGAGGGAATGGACCAAAGCAGGCAATAACCCAGTGATCCAATCAGGTGTACCGGGCTTGAACTCGGGGCAGTTCAGGGATCCGACAACCGGTTGGATCGGACCGGACGGACTATGGAGAATAGCAGTTGGTGCTCAGCTGAACGGCTACGGTGCTGCACTTTTGTACAAGAGTGAAGACTTCTTGAACTGGACTAGAGTTGACCACCCACTGTATTCATCCAATGCCTCCATTATGTTTGAGTGCCTGGATTTCTTTGCAGTATTGCCGGGAAGTAACAATGGACTGGACATGTCTTCAGCAATTCCAAATGGCGCCAAGCATGTTCTcaaaatgggcatgaatttcggCGAAGACGTGTACGTGATAGGGGTTTATGATCTCAAACGTGATGCCTTTGTGCCAGATACTGATGACAGTCGGCTATGGCCGAGGATCGATTATGGCAATTTCTATGCTTCAAAAACGTTCTTTGACTCGAAACATGGAAGGAGGATCATATGGGCTTGGACTACCGAGACAGATAGTTCTTCAGATGATATTGCAAAAGGCTGGGCAGGAATCTAT TCATTCCCCAGGACAATTTGGTTAGACAACGATGGCAAACGGTTGCTGCAATGGCCAGTTGAAGAGATTGAATCCCTTCGAAGAAATGAAATCAACCATCAAGAACTAGAGCTGAAGAAGGGGGATCTATTTGAGATTAAGGGAATTGACACTTTGCAG GCTGACATCGAGATTGATTTCGAGCTGACGTCAATTGATGACGCCGACCCTTTTAATCCTTCCTGGCTTTTTGACACTGAGAAGCATTGCCAGGAAGCGGATGCATCGGTTCATGGCGGCATAGGGCCATTTGGACTTGTTATTCTGGCCTCCGATAACATGGAGGAGCACACTGTTGTGCACTTCAGAGTCTACAAATCACAGAAAAATTATATGATCCTCATGTGCTCTGATCTAAGAAG GTCTTCCCTGACACCAGGACTGGACACACCGGCCTATGGAGGCTTCTTTGAATTTGACCTTGAAAAGGAAAGGAAGATCTCCCTCAGAACTCTG ATTGATCGGTCTGCGGTGGAGAGCTTCGGTGGCGGTGGCAGGGTCTGCATCATGGCGAGAGTTTACCCAGTGTCACTTGTCGACGACGACCACCAGCCCCACGTGTATGCCTTTAACAATGGCAGTGCAACTGTCAGAGTTCCTCACCTCAGGGCGTGGAGCATGAGGAGAGCACAAGTGAGCGCTTAA
- the LOC109762723 gene encoding beta-fructofuranosidase, insoluble isoenzyme 4 isoform X2 yields the protein MLLLSTCSCFMSVFTASWLGGLACIFSTSLLFQILVRPCSNGGGLFFCPQSPNAPSILSSKDRTAYHFQPPKNWINGPMYYNGIYHEFYQYNPDGSFNPNTSYNIVWGHSVSTDLVNWITLEPAIEPDTPNDIKGCWSGSATIVSGDQPVIIYTGVIDIEKHQVQNIALPKNRSDPYLREWTKAGNNPVIQSGVPGLNSGQFRDPTTGWIGPDGLWRIAVGAQLNGYGAALLYKSEDFLNWTRVDHPLYSSNASIMFECLDFFAVLPGSNNGLDMSSAIPNGAKHVLKMGMNFGEDVYVIGVYDLKRDAFVPDTDDSRLWPRIDYGNFYASKTFFDSKHGRRIIWAWTTETDSSSDDIAKGWAGIYSFPRTIWLDNDGKRLLQWPVEEIESLRRNEINHQELELKKGDLFEIKGIDTLQADIEIDFELTSIDDADPFNPSWLFDTEKHCQEADASVHGGIGPFGLVILASDNMEEHTVVHFRVYKSQKNYMILMCSDLRRSSLTPGLDTPAYGGFFEFDLEKERKISLRTLIDRSAVESFGGGGRVCIMARVYPVSLVDDDHQPHVYAFNNGSATVRVPHLRAWSMRRAQVSA from the exons ATGCTGCTGCTGTCGACTTGCTCTTGCTTCATGTCTGTCTTCACAGC CAGCTGGCTTGGTGGCCTTGCGTGCATCTTCTCCACCAGCCTTCTCTTCCAAATCCTG GTACGGCCCTGCAGCAATGGAGGAGGACTCTTCTTCTGCCCACAGTCTCCAAATGCCCCCTCCATCCTCAGCAGCAAGGACAGGACTGCCTACCACTTCCAGCCTCCCAAAAACTGGATCAACG GACCAATGTACTACAATGGCATCTACCATGAATTCTACCAATATAACCCCGATGGCTCCTTCAATCCCAATACCTCCTATAACATAGTTTGGGGCCATTCGGTTTCAACAGACCTCGTCAACTGGATCACTCTTGAGCCCGCAATAGAACCGGATACCCCAAATGACATAAAAGGTTGCTGGTCCGGCTCAGCCACAATTGTATCTGGTGATCAACCGGTCATCATATACACTGGCGTCATCGACATAGAGAAGCATCAGGTCCAAAACATCGCGCTTCCGAAAAACCGGTCTGATCCGTACCTGAGGGAATGGACCAAAGCAGGCAATAACCCAGTGATCCAATCAGGTGTACCGGGCTTGAACTCGGGGCAGTTCAGGGATCCGACAACCGGTTGGATCGGACCGGACGGACTATGGAGAATAGCAGTTGGTGCTCAGCTGAACGGCTACGGTGCTGCACTTTTGTACAAGAGTGAAGACTTCTTGAACTGGACTAGAGTTGACCACCCACTGTATTCATCCAATGCCTCCATTATGTTTGAGTGCCTGGATTTCTTTGCAGTATTGCCGGGAAGTAACAATGGACTGGACATGTCTTCAGCAATTCCAAATGGCGCCAAGCATGTTCTcaaaatgggcatgaatttcggCGAAGACGTGTACGTGATAGGGGTTTATGATCTCAAACGTGATGCCTTTGTGCCAGATACTGATGACAGTCGGCTATGGCCGAGGATCGATTATGGCAATTTCTATGCTTCAAAAACGTTCTTTGACTCGAAACATGGAAGGAGGATCATATGGGCTTGGACTACCGAGACAGATAGTTCTTCAGATGATATTGCAAAAGGCTGGGCAGGAATCTAT TCATTCCCCAGGACAATTTGGTTAGACAACGATGGCAAACGGTTGCTGCAATGGCCAGTTGAAGAGATTGAATCCCTTCGAAGAAATGAAATCAACCATCAAGAACTAGAGCTGAAGAAGGGGGATCTATTTGAGATTAAGGGAATTGACACTTTGCAG GCTGACATCGAGATTGATTTCGAGCTGACGTCAATTGATGACGCCGACCCTTTTAATCCTTCCTGGCTTTTTGACACTGAGAAGCATTGCCAGGAAGCGGATGCATCGGTTCATGGCGGCATAGGGCCATTTGGACTTGTTATTCTGGCCTCCGATAACATGGAGGAGCACACTGTTGTGCACTTCAGAGTCTACAAATCACAGAAAAATTATATGATCCTCATGTGCTCTGATCTAAGAAG GTCTTCCCTGACACCAGGACTGGACACACCGGCCTATGGAGGCTTCTTTGAATTTGACCTTGAAAAGGAAAGGAAGATCTCCCTCAGAACTCTG ATTGATCGGTCTGCGGTGGAGAGCTTCGGTGGCGGTGGCAGGGTCTGCATCATGGCGAGAGTTTACCCAGTGTCACTTGTCGACGACGACCACCAGCCCCACGTGTATGCCTTTAACAATGGCAGTGCAACTGTCAGAGTTCCTCACCTCAGGGCGTGGAGCATGAGGAGAGCACAAGTGAGCGCTTAA
- the LOC109762724 gene encoding inactive poly [ADP-ribose] polymerase RCD1 — MERKSGMILDEHVLKANDRKRKHESSVKSTGTDYFAEVSQHADGSAVLKKSKMTSSAGDILECYKNFKTSGLPMRVLCYHQGKWRDFPEHVVNLVQQDFQLKRPITNAVLKNQQVLLDFMHMVCIDSSMTTNKPIAWIDVHGNRFFPELCAGLVASKPSQHGKSDPSGKSEAGECAGNLILTAGAESSSSDSVDAVLPHAKKVNNILEEEHEVHNYAAVENKAGPAICLDEPASGNIHAATCKQKIGQPVDSAVRKLLLEGAGQPFSEENIIGIYRTPLVDQHGRARFNLFQKELEATKMRRGNANVRYAWLPCSKDTMEEMMMRGVLEVTKPMLGPMYGIGTHLAPANCAKTCASYSDIDENGIMRMMLCRVIMGNVEVVLPGSKQFQPTNGTFDSGVDDLQKPKHYVIWDANVHRHIYAEYAVVIKAPSMTNEYLAGEDTASNVSEIRNSGSAESVIKDNSSETLASPADKQQAPRFGRAPTRRPPTSPWMPLPMLFAAISTKVPRSDMDVIHGHYEEFKRRKISRPEFVRRLRQIVGDKLLVSTVVRLQPKVVAPMAGAEVLPRGAPGTGGSSTS; from the exons ATGGAAAGGAAGAGTGGAATGATACTGGATGAACATGTTCTGAAAGCTAATGATCGCAAGAGGAAACATGAGTCGTCTGTGAAGAGTACTGGCACAGATTATTTTGCTGAGGTCTCTCAGCATGCTGATGGTTCTGCTGTCCTTAAGAAGTCTAAAATGACCTCCTCTGCTGGTGATATTCTGGAGTGCTATAAGAACTTCAAGACAAGCGGTTTGCCCATGCGGGTGCTTTGTTACCACCAGGGTAAATGGAGGGACTTTCCAGAGCATGTTGTGAATCTGGTACAGCAGGACTTCCAGTTGAAGAGGCCAATTACTAATGCTGTATTGAAGAACCAGCAAGTCCTGTTGGACTTTATGCACATGGTCTGCATTGATTCTTCCATGACCACAAACAAGCCAATAGCATGGATTGATGTTCATGGTAACCGCTTTTTTCCAGAGTTATGTGCTGGACTGGTAGCATCTAAACCATCTCAGCATGGGAAAAGTGACCCCAGTGGTAAATCTGAAGCTGGTGAGTGTGCTGGGAATTTGATTTTGACAGCTGGAGCTGAAAGCTCGAGTTCAGATTCTGTTGATGCAGTACTCCCTCATGCTAAGAAGGTTAATAACATACTGGAGGAAGAACACGAGGTACATAATTATGCTGCTGTTGAAAATAAAGCTGGTCCTGCAATCTGTTTGGATGAACCTGCTAGTGGAAACATACATGCTGCTACTTGTAAGCAGAAAATTGGCCAACCTGTTGATTCAGCTGTGCGCAAATTATTACTTGAAGGGGCAGGCCAACCTTTTAGTGAAGAAAATATTATTGGCATCTACAGAACTCCACTGGTAGATCAGCATGGGCGGGCTCGCTTCAATCTTTTCCAGAAGGAACTTGAAGCCACCAAAATGCGTCGTGGGAACGCAAATGTGCGCTACGCATGGCTACCTTGTTCCAAGGATACCATGGAGGAGATGATGATGCGTGGTGTTCTGGAAGTTACAAAACCCATGCTGGGGCCAATGTATGGCATTGGTACACATCTTGCTCCAGCGAACTGCGCCAAAACTTG TGCTAGCTACTCAGATATTGACGAAAATGGCATCATGAGGATGATGCTGTGCCGTGTCATAATGGGGAATGTTGAGGTTGTACTTCCTGGATCAAAGCAATTCCAGCCAACTAATGGAACATTTGATAGTGGCGTGGATGATCTTCAAAAGCCAAAGCACTATGTCATATGGGATGCTAATGTGCATAGACACATCTATGCTGAATATGCTGTTGTTATCAAAGCACCTTCCATGACCAATG AATACTTGGCTGGAGAAGATACTGCATCCAACGTATCTGAGATAAGAAATTCTGGTTCAGCAGAAAGTGTAATCAAG GACAATAGTTCCGAAACCTTGGCATCCCCAGCTGATAAACAACAAGCACCCAGGTTTGGGCGTGCTCCAACTAGAAGGCCTCCCACTTCACCCTGGATGCCCCTCCCAATGCTTTTCGCTGCCATCTCCACAAAAGTTCCTCGTTCTGACATGGACGTAATCCATGGACACTATGAAGAATTCAAG AGGAGAAAGATAAGCAGGCCCGAGTTTGTGAGACGGCTAAGACAGATCGTCGGCGACAAGCTGCTGGTTTCTACAGTAGTGAGGCTGCAACCTAAG GTAGTGGCACCCATGGCAGGTGCTGAAGTGCTACCAAGAGGAGCACCCGGCACGGGAGGGAGCAGCACCTCCTGA
- the LOC109762722 gene encoding beta-fructofuranosidase, insoluble isoenzyme 4 isoform X1, with amino-acid sequence MYYNGVYHEFYQYNPDGAFDPNDSLMNMVWGHSVSTDLINWIGLEPAIKPDIPSDICGCWTGSATILFGVQPVIIYTGLIDRKANQVQNIALPKNRSDPYLREWAKVGSNPVIQHVIPGLNSSHFRDPTTGWIGPDGLWRIAVGAEVNGIGTALLYKSEDFMSWTRIERPLYSNNALNMWECLDFFAVVPGSNNGLDMSSEIPSGAKHVLKVSINSCDMYIVGVYDLKRDEFVPDTVQDDNRLWTRIDYGTFYASKSFFDSKHGRRVIWAWSNETDSYSDDIAKGWAGIHSIPRTIWLDGDGKQLIQWPVEEIESLRINEINHQGLELKKGDLFEIKGIDTLQADVEIDFEPTSIDDAETFDPSWLFDPRKQCREADASVHGGIGPFGLVILASDNMEEHTAVHFRVYKSEQKYIILMCSDLRRSSLRPGLYTPAYGGFFEFDLENEKRISLRTLIDRSAVESFGSGGRICITARVYPVALVDDDGAHMYAFNNGSTTVRVPQLRAWSMKRAQVNVMKGGSVIDA; translated from the exons ATGTACTACAATGGCGTCTACCATGAATTCTACCAGTATAACCCCGATGGCGCCTTTGACCCCAATGACTCCCTTATGAACATGGTTTGGGGCCATTCGGTTTCAACAGACCTCATCAACTGGATCGGTCTTGAACCGGCAATCAAACCAGATATCCCAAGTGACATATGCGGTTGTTGGACCGGCTCAGCCACAATTCTATTTGGTGTTCAACCGGTCATCATATACACTGGTCTCATCGACAGGAAGGCGAATCAGGTCCAAAACATTGCGCTTCCCAAAAACCGTTCTGATCCATACCTGAGGGAATGGGCCAAAGTAGGCAGTAACCCAGTGATCCAACATGTCATACCAGGCTTGAACTCGAGCCATTTCAGGGATCCGACAACCGGTTGGATTGGACCGGATGGACTATGGAGAATAGCAGTTGGTGCTGAGGTGAACGGCATCGGTACTGCACTTCTGTACAAGAGTGAAGACTTTATGAGTTGGACTAGAATTGAACGCCCGCTGTATTCAAACAATGCCCTCAATATGTGGGAGTGCCTGGATTTCTTCGCCGTAGTGCCGGGAAGTAACAATGGACTGGACATGTCTTCAGAAATTCCAAGTGGCGCCAAGCATGTCCTCAAAGTGAGCATCAATTCCTGTGACATGTACATAGTTGGGGTGTATGATCTCAAACGTGATGAATTTGTGCCAGACACCGTCCAAGATGACAATCGGCTGTGGACGAGGATCGATTATGGTACTTTCTATGCTTCAAAATCGTTCTTTGACTCCAAACACGGCAGGAGAGTCATATGGGCTTGGAGTAACGAGACAGATAGTTATTCAGATGATATAGCAAAAGGCTGGGCAGGAATCCAT TCAATCCCCAGGACAATTTGGTTAGATGGCGATGGCAAGCAGTTGATCCAATGGCCAGTTGAAGAGATTGAGTCCCTTCGAATAAATGAAATCAACCATCAAGGACTAGAGCTGAAAAAGGGAGATCTATTTGAGATTAAGGGAATCGACACTTTGCAG GCTGACGTTGAGATAGATTTTGAGCCGACGTCCATCGATGACGCCGAAACTTTTGATCCTTCCTGGCTTTTTGACCCCCGAAAGCAGTGCCGGGAGGCGGATGCATCGGTTCATGGTGGCATAGGGCCATTTGGACTTGTTATTCTGGCCTCTGACAACATGGAGGAGCACACTGCAGTGCATTTCAGGGTTTACAAATCAGAGCAAAAGTACATTATCCTCATGTGCTCTGATCTTAGAAG GTCTTCCCTGAGACCAGGACTGTACACACCAGCCTATGGAGGCTTCTTTGAATTTGACCTTGAAAATGAAAAAAGGATATCCCTCAGGACTCTG ATTGATCGGTCCGCCGTGGAGAGCTTCGGCAGCGGTGGCAGGATCTGCATCACGGCCAGAGTTTATCCGGTGGCACTTGTCGACGACGACGGCGCCCACATGTATGCTTTCAACAATGGAAGTACCACGGTGAGAGTGCCACAGCTAAGGGCATGGAGCATGAAGAGAGCACAGGTGAATGTGATGAAGGGTGGAAGTGTGATCGATGCTTAG
- the LOC109762723 gene encoding beta-fructofuranosidase, insoluble isoenzyme 4 isoform X1, whose product MLLLSTCSCFMSVFTASWLGGLACIFSTSLLFQILVRPCSNGGGLFFCPQSPNAPSILSSKDRTAYHFQPPKNWINDPCGPMYYNGIYHEFYQYNPDGSFNPNTSYNIVWGHSVSTDLVNWITLEPAIEPDTPNDIKGCWSGSATIVSGDQPVIIYTGVIDIEKHQVQNIALPKNRSDPYLREWTKAGNNPVIQSGVPGLNSGQFRDPTTGWIGPDGLWRIAVGAQLNGYGAALLYKSEDFLNWTRVDHPLYSSNASIMFECLDFFAVLPGSNNGLDMSSAIPNGAKHVLKMGMNFGEDVYVIGVYDLKRDAFVPDTDDSRLWPRIDYGNFYASKTFFDSKHGRRIIWAWTTETDSSSDDIAKGWAGIYSFPRTIWLDNDGKRLLQWPVEEIESLRRNEINHQELELKKGDLFEIKGIDTLQADIEIDFELTSIDDADPFNPSWLFDTEKHCQEADASVHGGIGPFGLVILASDNMEEHTVVHFRVYKSQKNYMILMCSDLRRSSLTPGLDTPAYGGFFEFDLEKERKISLRTLIDRSAVESFGGGGRVCIMARVYPVSLVDDDHQPHVYAFNNGSATVRVPHLRAWSMRRAQVSA is encoded by the exons ATGCTGCTGCTGTCGACTTGCTCTTGCTTCATGTCTGTCTTCACAGC CAGCTGGCTTGGTGGCCTTGCGTGCATCTTCTCCACCAGCCTTCTCTTCCAAATCCTG GTACGGCCCTGCAGCAATGGAGGAGGACTCTTCTTCTGCCCACAGTCTCCAAATGCCCCCTCCATCCTCAGCAGCAAGGACAGGACTGCCTACCACTTCCAGCCTCCCAAAAACTGGATCAACG ATCCATGTG GACCAATGTACTACAATGGCATCTACCATGAATTCTACCAATATAACCCCGATGGCTCCTTCAATCCCAATACCTCCTATAACATAGTTTGGGGCCATTCGGTTTCAACAGACCTCGTCAACTGGATCACTCTTGAGCCCGCAATAGAACCGGATACCCCAAATGACATAAAAGGTTGCTGGTCCGGCTCAGCCACAATTGTATCTGGTGATCAACCGGTCATCATATACACTGGCGTCATCGACATAGAGAAGCATCAGGTCCAAAACATCGCGCTTCCGAAAAACCGGTCTGATCCGTACCTGAGGGAATGGACCAAAGCAGGCAATAACCCAGTGATCCAATCAGGTGTACCGGGCTTGAACTCGGGGCAGTTCAGGGATCCGACAACCGGTTGGATCGGACCGGACGGACTATGGAGAATAGCAGTTGGTGCTCAGCTGAACGGCTACGGTGCTGCACTTTTGTACAAGAGTGAAGACTTCTTGAACTGGACTAGAGTTGACCACCCACTGTATTCATCCAATGCCTCCATTATGTTTGAGTGCCTGGATTTCTTTGCAGTATTGCCGGGAAGTAACAATGGACTGGACATGTCTTCAGCAATTCCAAATGGCGCCAAGCATGTTCTcaaaatgggcatgaatttcggCGAAGACGTGTACGTGATAGGGGTTTATGATCTCAAACGTGATGCCTTTGTGCCAGATACTGATGACAGTCGGCTATGGCCGAGGATCGATTATGGCAATTTCTATGCTTCAAAAACGTTCTTTGACTCGAAACATGGAAGGAGGATCATATGGGCTTGGACTACCGAGACAGATAGTTCTTCAGATGATATTGCAAAAGGCTGGGCAGGAATCTAT TCATTCCCCAGGACAATTTGGTTAGACAACGATGGCAAACGGTTGCTGCAATGGCCAGTTGAAGAGATTGAATCCCTTCGAAGAAATGAAATCAACCATCAAGAACTAGAGCTGAAGAAGGGGGATCTATTTGAGATTAAGGGAATTGACACTTTGCAG GCTGACATCGAGATTGATTTCGAGCTGACGTCAATTGATGACGCCGACCCTTTTAATCCTTCCTGGCTTTTTGACACTGAGAAGCATTGCCAGGAAGCGGATGCATCGGTTCATGGCGGCATAGGGCCATTTGGACTTGTTATTCTGGCCTCCGATAACATGGAGGAGCACACTGTTGTGCACTTCAGAGTCTACAAATCACAGAAAAATTATATGATCCTCATGTGCTCTGATCTAAGAAG GTCTTCCCTGACACCAGGACTGGACACACCGGCCTATGGAGGCTTCTTTGAATTTGACCTTGAAAAGGAAAGGAAGATCTCCCTCAGAACTCTG ATTGATCGGTCTGCGGTGGAGAGCTTCGGTGGCGGTGGCAGGGTCTGCATCATGGCGAGAGTTTACCCAGTGTCACTTGTCGACGACGACCACCAGCCCCACGTGTATGCCTTTAACAATGGCAGTGCAACTGTCAGAGTTCCTCACCTCAGGGCGTGGAGCATGAGGAGAGCACAAGTGAGCGCTTAA